Proteins encoded by one window of Dreissena polymorpha isolate Duluth1 chromosome 11, UMN_Dpol_1.0, whole genome shotgun sequence:
- the LOC127851452 gene encoding uncharacterized protein LOC127851452, with translation MIPSSKRTYTRKLGSYVPESRVELHAEKALFRNQTQLLRDLCDRQTKFSRRHPFQFPSEGSFNPIIQSILKRSGALQQMRQHEESHVTVDAKNNISPEVRWLLTRSARMQRVNNAGYSTFQNKIKDKVVSADGRKREFSLQRQRSMCLRTERSDTPLSQRLQCDVLGPKFCTDCTEIDQKKAVLRKQQARFPRIEVHTRSLVAPEKVEKIFLSHPNEMFHQQKRYACGCTYDPKLEITTPLVYTPHEVFQRIRRRKQLLYGDLMDDTFKTSSNNYDGTNSIPRKPTYYQEKTEPPMDMTVSVKFVNEGSVNTM, from the coding sequence ATGATTCCATCGAGTAAACGAACGTATACTCGGAAACTAGGCTCCTATGTTCCGGAAAGTCGTGTTGAACTGCATGCGGAAAAGGCCTTGTTCCGAAATCAGACGCAACTCCTTCGAGACTTGTGCGATCGTCAAACGAAATTCAGCAGGCGTCATCCATTTCAGTTCCCAAGCGAGGGTTCGTTTAATCCTATCATTCAGTCGATTTTAAAACGGTCAGGCGCTCTTCAGCAAATGAGGCAGCATGAAGAAAGTCACGTGACAGTTGATGCTAAAAATAACATTTCTCCGGAAGTAAGATGGTTGCTTACGCGGAGTGCCCGTATGCAAAGAGTAAACAACGCGGGATATTCAACGTTCCAAAATAAGATCAAAGACAAGGTAGTGTCAGCAGATGGGAGAAAACGTGAGTTTAGCTTGCAAAGACAGCGATCTATGTGTTTGCGAACCGAACGATCGGACACACCACTGTCACAAAGACTTCAGTGTGATGTACTAGGACCGAAATTTTGCACTGACTGCACGGAAATTGACCAAAAGAAGGCTGTTCTTAGAAAACAGCAAGCACGTTTTCCACGAATCGAAGTCCACACGCGTTCACTAGTGGCACCAGAAAAGGTGGAGAAAATTTTTCTTTCTCATCCAAATGAAATGTTTCATCAACAAAAGAGATATGCCTGCGGCTGTACATATGATCCAAAACTAGAAATAACCACTCCCCTTGTTTACACGCCGCATGAAGTGTTTCAGCGAATACGCAGACGAAAGCAACTTCTTTATGGTGACTTAATGGACGACACATTCAAGACAAGCTCAAACAATTATGACGGTACGAACAGTATTCCCAGAAAACCGACGTATTATCAAGAAAAGACTGAACCACCAATGGACATGACCGTTTCTGTAAAGTTTGTCAATGAAGGATCAGTTAACACAATGTAG